In the genome of Photobacterium sp. TLY01, one region contains:
- a CDS encoding class I SAM-dependent methyltransferase, whose translation MSANALYTDLSGYYDLMCVDIDYQAQSHCIRRLHQLFGNKGNTHLDLACGTGPHVRHFIDYGYQCSGLDINQPMLDIAATRCPEAQFTLQNMSDFNITSQVDLITCFLYSIHYSDGIEKLKDCIASVHSALSDQGMFCFNVVDKDKINNDLFVRHSAQHDGSHFTFHSGWHYCGHGEKQSLKLSIEKSTADETHRWHDEHPMVAVTIKQLKEILKPYFEVHVFEHDYEKIIPWDNNSGNALFACVKI comes from the coding sequence ATGTCCGCCAACGCCCTATATACAGACCTTTCCGGCTATTACGACTTAATGTGTGTCGATATTGATTACCAGGCACAAAGCCATTGTATTCGCCGACTCCATCAATTGTTCGGTAACAAAGGCAACACCCATCTTGATCTGGCCTGCGGAACCGGTCCGCATGTTCGCCATTTCATTGATTATGGCTATCAATGCAGTGGATTGGATATCAATCAGCCGATGCTGGACATTGCCGCTACGCGTTGCCCAGAGGCCCAGTTCACCTTACAAAACATGAGTGATTTCAATATCACTTCCCAGGTCGACTTGATCACCTGTTTCCTGTATTCCATCCACTACAGCGATGGTATTGAAAAGTTAAAAGACTGCATCGCCAGCGTACACAGTGCATTAAGCGACCAGGGGATGTTCTGCTTTAATGTCGTTGATAAAGACAAAATCAATAACGACTTGTTTGTCAGGCACTCGGCCCAGCACGACGGTAGTCACTTCACCTTCCACTCCGGATGGCATTATTGCGGTCATGGCGAGAAACAGTCTTTAAAACTCAGTATCGAAAAGAGCACAGCTGACGAAACCCATCGATGGCATGACGAGCACCCTATGGTTGCTGTCACTATCAAGCAGCTCAAAGAGATACTGAAGCCATACTTTGAGGTTCACGTTTTTGAACATGACTACGAAAAAATCATCCCCTGGGATAACAACTCAGGCAATGCCCTTTTTGCTTGTGTAAAGATCTGA
- a CDS encoding methyl-accepting chemotaxis protein, which yields MKKQTSVIRRMYAGFAVMIGLFATTSTLTLMETKTIYGQLESVNTESVPLVTISSQANVELLVADKVFKDFLTTNDQDRMQQYESQFTESYDHFRQTLATLIDTAKDYPTLSSQLEALKALEDRYFTQAQVAMSNYRDQLAANEARQQSIRRFQQLHRDLNVRMKDVIADRSRVSELMLAKSYFDKLGQTESITSDALASSDVETINEAIKNNKRLVNHLSNSYRTLTSMIPDLKRTFDSSIEQYNQDIGQSGGVLDVHFNYIQAQERLYTSISNLAAEINNANALLESFRSQARGDMDTAIAQAGTSYQTGVRNTVLLGSLAAFLAVVIGWFLARNVRQPLASTLTTLEALTAGDMTKRITDNKFAEFGQLSHHINTLADHLQQLLSQLSDASAELTEVATQNQTTTADAKDRLNEQRQQTASVATAMTEMEHSVAQVTQSAQHTLDKVKNVESAAATGRNVMGRNISTTHQLSEQLDQSVQAVNQLQQMSSNIGSILDVIRTIADQTNLLALNAAIEAARAGEQGRGFAVVADEVRILAQRTTASTGEIESMIQELQSSSSQAVQVIESCVNEMEDSVNQTSEASSAMEEIEAIIIEISDMSSQIVQATEEQRSTTASIARSLEDISEIADANLAAMESVTSASLKLDHQAKEQNALVQRFTL from the coding sequence GACTTCTGTCATCCGGCGTATGTACGCAGGTTTCGCCGTGATGATCGGCCTCTTCGCAACCACCAGCACACTGACACTGATGGAAACCAAGACCATCTATGGTCAGTTGGAATCGGTCAACACCGAGTCCGTTCCGTTAGTCACCATTTCCAGTCAGGCCAATGTGGAACTTCTGGTTGCCGACAAAGTGTTTAAAGATTTCCTGACCACCAATGATCAAGATCGAATGCAGCAATATGAAAGCCAGTTTACTGAGTCTTACGATCATTTCAGACAGACTCTGGCCACGCTGATTGATACCGCGAAAGATTACCCAACACTGAGCAGCCAGTTAGAAGCCTTAAAAGCATTGGAAGACAGATACTTTACCCAGGCACAGGTTGCCATGAGCAACTACCGTGATCAGTTAGCCGCCAATGAAGCTCGTCAGCAATCCATCCGCCGCTTTCAGCAATTGCATCGTGACCTCAACGTACGTATGAAAGATGTCATTGCCGATCGCAGCCGGGTGTCTGAACTGATGCTGGCAAAAAGTTACTTCGACAAACTGGGCCAGACAGAATCCATCACCTCTGATGCGCTGGCATCCAGCGATGTTGAAACGATCAATGAAGCGATAAAAAACAATAAGCGTCTGGTGAACCATCTCAGCAATTCTTACCGCACTCTGACCTCGATGATCCCTGACCTCAAGCGGACGTTCGACTCTTCCATCGAGCAGTATAATCAAGACATCGGCCAGTCCGGCGGTGTGCTGGATGTGCATTTTAACTATATTCAGGCTCAGGAACGCCTCTATACCAGTATCAGTAATCTGGCGGCTGAAATTAACAATGCCAACGCTTTACTGGAAAGCTTCCGCAGCCAGGCTCGCGGAGACATGGATACGGCCATCGCTCAGGCCGGAACCTCTTACCAGACAGGGGTCAGAAATACCGTGTTATTAGGCAGCCTGGCCGCATTTCTGGCCGTTGTTATCGGCTGGTTTCTGGCACGAAACGTCAGACAACCGCTGGCTTCCACTCTGACCACCCTGGAAGCGCTGACCGCAGGTGATATGACAAAGCGCATTACAGACAACAAATTTGCTGAGTTCGGACAGTTGAGCCATCACATTAATACCCTGGCCGATCATCTGCAGCAACTCCTGAGCCAGCTCAGCGATGCCTCCGCCGAACTGACGGAAGTCGCAACCCAAAATCAGACCACCACAGCTGATGCGAAAGATCGTCTGAACGAACAGCGCCAGCAAACCGCGTCTGTCGCCACTGCAATGACAGAAATGGAGCACTCGGTCGCTCAGGTGACCCAAAGTGCCCAGCACACGCTGGATAAAGTGAAAAATGTTGAATCGGCCGCGGCAACCGGTCGCAATGTCATGGGTCGCAATATTTCCACCACCCATCAACTGTCCGAGCAATTGGACCAGTCGGTGCAGGCGGTAAATCAGCTCCAGCAAATGAGCAGCAATATCGGCAGTATCCTGGATGTGATCCGGACGATTGCCGATCAGACCAACCTGCTGGCGCTGAACGCCGCGATTGAGGCCGCCCGCGCCGGTGAACAGGGACGCGGCTTTGCCGTGGTTGCTGATGAAGTGCGTATTCTTGCGCAGCGAACCACAGCCTCCACAGGTGAGATTGAATCCATGATTCAAGAGCTGCAATCCAGCTCAAGCCAGGCGGTTCAGGTGATTGAAAGCTGCGTGAACGAAATGGAAGACAGCGTCAACCAGACCTCAGAAGCCAGCAGCGCGATGGAAGAAATTGAAGCCATCATTATTGAAATCAGTGATATGAGCAGCCAGATCGTGCAAGCCACCGAAGAGCAGCGCAGCACCACAGCCAGTATTGCCCGTAGTCTGGAAGACATCAGTGAAATTGCCGACGCCAATCTGGCAGCGATGGAAAGCGTCACCAGCGCCAGCCTGAAGCTGGATCATCAGGCTAAAGAGCAAAACGCCCTGGTTCAACGCTTCACGCTCTGA
- a CDS encoding transposase, whose amino-acid sequence MTTARSQLISIEATPYYHCVSRCVRRSFLCGYDVLTQTSYEHRRGWVEKRLKRIASVFCVDVCAYAIMSNHYHVVLHINKPKAHRLSNHDVIERWLTLHRAPVLIQRFLKHEALSKAEHTACLTIIKTWRERLCSISWFMRLLNQYIASKANQEDECTGHFWEGRFKSQALLDDKALAAAMAYVDLNPIRAGIAKTPEASDYTSVKARIESLQKNEATAPCLFPFAGNPRNNMPEGLPFRLSDYLELVHWTGRQIREGKHHHIHSTQCPILERLSFSTACWLNICTSIEKGLLIGTPSSIQAVLPKLNRKRCIGLRIP is encoded by the coding sequence ATAACGACAGCACGCAGCCAACTTATCAGTATAGAAGCGACACCCTACTACCATTGCGTTTCCCGCTGTGTTCGCCGCTCTTTTCTGTGCGGCTACGATGTTCTCACCCAGACCAGCTATGAACACCGGCGGGGATGGGTTGAGAAACGGTTGAAGCGGATTGCCAGTGTCTTCTGTGTGGATGTTTGCGCCTATGCCATTATGAGCAATCACTACCATGTCGTTCTTCATATCAACAAACCAAAAGCTCATCGCCTGTCGAACCATGACGTGATAGAGCGCTGGCTCACCTTACATCGCGCCCCTGTGCTGATTCAGCGTTTTTTAAAGCACGAGGCCTTATCCAAGGCCGAACATACTGCTTGCTTAACCATCATCAAAACCTGGCGCGAGCGGCTTTGTTCCATTAGCTGGTTCATGCGCCTGCTCAATCAATACATCGCCAGTAAAGCCAATCAGGAAGACGAGTGTACCGGCCACTTTTGGGAAGGCCGCTTCAAAAGCCAGGCATTATTGGATGATAAAGCCTTAGCCGCCGCCATGGCGTACGTCGATTTAAACCCGATCCGGGCCGGTATCGCAAAGACACCGGAAGCCTCCGACTACACATCCGTGAAAGCACGCATTGAATCGCTTCAAAAGAACGAAGCAACGGCGCCCTGTCTTTTCCCTTTCGCCGGTAACCCGCGAAATAATATGCCAGAAGGGCTGCCATTTCGCCTGTCAGATTATCTTGAACTGGTCCACTGGACCGGACGACAAATCAGGGAAGGGAAACATCACCATATCCACTCGACTCAATGCCCGATCCTTGAGCGACTCAGTTTTAGCACAGCCTGCTGGCTAAATATTTGCACCAGTATTGAAAAAGGACTCCTGATTGGTACCCCTTCATCTATTCAAGCCGTTTTACCGAAACTGAACCGAAAGCGGTGTATCGGTTTACGCATTCCATAA